From the Clostridiales bacterium genome, the window GGGTTTTCCAATTGCCATACCCATTCGCCTATGACCTTGCTCAGAAGTTACTCAGACGACCTTGCCTTAGACGAATGGCTTAACAAGGCAATATTTCCCATAGAAGCCCATATGACCGCGGAAGATTGTTACTATGGGACTTTGCTCGCTATTTTGGAATATTTATCAAGCGGCATAATAGCCATAGGCGACATGTATTTCCATCAAGACAGCATTATACGAGCTTGCATGGACTCGGGCTTTAAAATAGTGGGCATAGGCTCTGCTACCGATATAAACGGCGATACCGATCGGCAGCTTGAGGCTTTGGAACAAAACTACCAAAAATATAACTCATATTCGCCTTTATGCGCCTATAAACTAGGCTTTCACGCCCAATACACGGCAAGCGACAATCTTATAAAAGGCATCGCCCAGTTAGCGCGAAAGTATCAAGATCAAGTATGCGCGCATTTGTCAGAGACGCGGGCGGAGGTCCAAAGCTGTTTTGCTCGGCATGGCATGACCCCGCCGCAATATCTTGTAAATAGCGGCGTCTTTGACTTTGGCGGCAGCGCTTATCATTGCGTGCATCTTGAGGATAAAGACATTGAGTTGCTAAAACAAAAAAATGTGACCGTCATAACCAATCCTTCCAGCAATCTAAAGCTGGCAAGCGGCATCGCCGATATAGAAAACTACGCCAAAAAAGGCCTAAAAATTGCCATAGGCACGGACGGGGCGGCAAGCAATAATTCTTTGGATATGCTGAAAGAAATTTACTTGACGGCTGTGCTGTCCAAGGTCAAAAATTATAACCCCGCGGCTTTGACGGCTAAAGATATTTTAAAAATGGCGATAACAAACGGCGCGCAAGCTTTGGGCATCTCGTCGGGCGCATTAAAAGAAGGCAATGACGCCGACATAACGGCTATAAGTTTTGACTTGCCCAATATGCAGCCTGTTAATAACATTATTAATAATGTCGTGTATTCGTCCGCTTCTAAAAACATAATCCTGACAATGGTAAAGGGCAAAATATTATATGAAAAAGGCGAATTTAATATAGGAATAAGCGCGGACGAAATATACAAATACTGCAACAAAGCCATAAAAAGATTAATTCAGCATGCCAATAATTAATAAGATATGCCAATAAAAAAAGGCGGACTATAATATTTAGTCCGACTTTTTTTCGCCCCTTCGGTCGTCGCGTTGTATTTGGGCGAAAATTTTTATTCTTCTTTTAATGCCAAGACTTTTTTGCTTACAGGGTCTATCAAAGCCGAAACTATTTTTGTGCCGTCGGCGAACGCCACATACCAAAAATGGTCGCTTGTCTTGCCCAAGGGGTCGCATAATAATTTTACATAAACCTCGGCTTTTAGAGTCTTTTTGTCATACATGGATTCCGTGGCTTTTTTGAGCGCTTCCACGCCTATGAGCAGCGCGTCTTCCCAACCGATCATTTCACTGGTCAAAATTGATTCCAATACGACATTTTCTTCAAAGTTCCAATCGTCCTTTGTGGCGGTAACGGACAGCTGGACGCTTTTGACATCAATTTTTTCGCCGATCTCAGCCGCGTAGCTATTTCCAAACGGGTGCATGGAAAATGACCCGCTGTAGTCTTTTTTGCCCGTTTTCAGAAGATAATTATATGTAATTTCAGCCGAAATATTATCGGGGTTTTCGGGTATCATAGTGATTACGGTATATTCGGTCATGCCTTTTGCCGTTCCGTCCAACACATACGGGTCTTCCCGTTCGCCGGTTATAATATTGACCGATATGTTGTCATTGGAAAACTCGTATATATTGACTCTGACTTCAGAGAGATTGTCTTTTATTTGGG encodes:
- a CDS encoding amidohydrolase; protein product: MNIRLYNAYILNQDFDIIFGEVHISNGKIAHIGDNSKTSLAWDRNIDMNNGLVLHGFSNCHTHSPMTLLRSYSDDLALDEWLNKAIFPIEAHMTAEDCYYGTLLAILEYLSSGIIAIGDMYFHQDSIIRACMDSGFKIVGIGSATDINGDTDRQLEALEQNYQKYNSYSPLCAYKLGFHAQYTASDNLIKGIAQLARKYQDQVCAHLSETRAEVQSCFARHGMTPPQYLVNSGVFDFGGSAYHCVHLEDKDIELLKQKNVTVITNPSSNLKLASGIADIENYAKKGLKIAIGTDGAASNNSLDMLKEIYLTAVLSKVKNYNPAALTAKDILKMAITNGAQALGISSGALKEGNDADITAISFDLPNMQPVNNIINNVVYSSASKNIILTMVKGKILYEKGEFNIGISADEIYKYCNKAIKRLIQHANN